From the genome of Gryllotalpicola protaetiae:
CCGGGGGTCGGCCCGGACCTGTGCAGGTTATACAGACCCTCAATTACGCGGCCATATCCCCGTGGTGGGGGCAGAACATGTGTATAGCCCTGATGTGGGGCGGTTTCCGCGCCTGGCCCGATCGGGCGCGCTTGGGTCGATGGGGCGCACTCGGCTCAAGCATCCGTATGCCCGATCCGTTCAGCTGCGCCCGACCGGTAGCACCTGATGCGCGCGCTGGGCCAGATGCGATGCGATCTCCGCCCACATGGCCGCCCACGCGAAGACGACATCGTCGTAGCCGAAGCGGAGAACCGTGTACCCCATCAGACGCAAGCGCCTATCCTGCTTGCGATCACGTTCGAGTTGCTCAGGATCCTCCAGATGCTGCTTACCGTCGAGCTGGATGATCAGGCGATCACCGATGAGCAGGTCGACGCGATGGCCGTCGATGACGACCTGCTCGCGACACGTGGTGCCCGCCCACCCGAGCCTGACCCGGGTGATCGTCTCGAGCCCGGAGTCAGCCTTGTCGCTGACCAGCGCCACGACTTCGGCGAAGCGCCCGCGTCGCACTGATGCAAGGCGATGAAGTTCTTCAATGGTGACGAACCCTTTTCGGACTGCCGAGTCGAAGGTCGCCACCGCGATCTCGAGGGGCTGGCAGTTCGCGACGTGAGCCAGAGCATTTCGGCCGGATTCCACGGCGACCCGCGCCGAGTCAGGTTCGATGGGAGACGGCGACCAGTGCACTTTGACCTCGAGCGAGTCGGGCCGCACGTGCGAGTTGTTGACTCGTGGCACGACATGCAGGGTGTCCGTCTCGAGAGTCCATAGACCC
Proteins encoded in this window:
- a CDS encoding endonuclease domain-containing protein, encoding MPRVNNSHVRPDSLEVKVHWSPSPIEPDSARVAVESGRNALAHVANCQPLEIAVATFDSAVRKGFVTIEELHRLASVRRGRFAEVVALVSDKADSGLETITRVRLGWAGTTCREQVVIDGHRVDLLIGDRLIIQLDGKQHLEDPEQLERDRKQDRRLRLMGYTVLRFGYDDVVFAWAAMWAEIASHLAQRAHQVLPVGRS